GCACCTGCTTGGGCACAGGGGCAATCACCGGATTCTGGCTCTTGTCCGGGCAGCCGTAGCGCTTGCGGATATGGCGCAGCACCCGGATCTGCATGGGCACGATGTCAAGTTGCTCGGAGACTTCCTCGCCGATCTCCACCATCGGTGTGCCGCAAGCACAGAGCCGCTCGCTCTCGGGCACGTCGTGCACGATATCCACGCGAGGCAGATCACTGGGCATTGGCCCACGTTTACCGCGCGCTTTGGGTGTTCTGGGCGTTTTGGAAGACTCGGAGCTGGCCGGTGCAATCACCGCCTGGTCATCGGCCTCGGTGGTCTCGGGCGAACAGACGACCCTGGGCCGGATGCGCTTCGCTGCTGCGGCCAAACATTCGGCGTCGGGCCAGGATGAGGTCTTCGTAGAGCTTTTGCATGCGCTGCTGAAACTCACGCTCGTAGTGTGCCGAGTAGTGGGCATCATAATGAGCATCGTAGTGCGCAGCGTAGTGTGCCGAGTAATGCGCCTCATAGTGGGCGGCGTACTGCGCACTGAGCTGTTCGTGCAAGGTCTGCGTTAATTGCTCGAGCGCCGAGGCGCTGATCCCGAACTGTTCGGGATCGATCTCAGGCATCTCGATGAGAGGTTTGCTTGATGGTGCAGACATGCGTCATTGTAGCATAGTCTGCCCCAAAAATCTATGTAACAGATTGATAATTAAGCGTTTTATGTGGACCGTGCGCCCAGACATCAAACCCTTCCAGAAGCCACTGAAGGGCCCGTGGCGAGAGATTGACCGTTGACCCTGCCTCACCCCTGGGCCAGGCGAAACGGTCAATCTCGAGACGTTTATACCAAAGACAAAATCCGTTGCGATCCCAATACAAAATTTTGATCCGGTTGCGGTGACGGTTCATGAATACAAACAATGCGGTATCAAACGGATTCAATCCGAGCTCTTGTTCGACCAGGGCACTCAAGCCCGCAATGGACTTGCGAAAGTCCACGGGGTGGCAACTCAGATAGACCCGCTCAATCGCGTATCCAGGGTGCATCACTGATCTCCCTGAGCGGT
This sequence is a window from Orrella marina. Protein-coding genes within it:
- the tnpB gene encoding IS66 family insertion sequence element accessory protein TnpB (TnpB, as the term is used for proteins encoded by IS66 family insertion elements, is considered an accessory protein, since TnpC, encoded by a neighboring gene, is a DDE family transposase.); this translates as MHPGYAIERVYLSCHPVDFRKSIAGLSALVEQELGLNPFDTALFVFMNRHRNRIKILYWDRNGFCLWYKRLEIDRFAWPRGEAGSTVNLSPRALQWLLEGFDVWAHGPHKTLNYQSVT